A single window of Rubripirellula lacrimiformis DNA harbors:
- a CDS encoding DUF7577 domain-containing protein translates to MQQSTRPLREYAAVYEAEIVRDRLAAADIRAFVTGTDMESALSMGGAGTDRLVRVEVHPDDYDLANETLLNDARRTLEAGDWKCSRCGEPNDAAFELCWSCNKPRRDDDVRIRSEDVVEEPPIPVANGFDDHFDPPAPASTREDGNPYRPVLVTPEKPVGLENSQASPAAVSSDDLDEQVRRVLIAAFAAVFLFPPISTLYVMSLLWRLPPEAHQHPNRRKRIYTAWGVTAFGSMVGIGYVLVILTQ, encoded by the coding sequence ATGCAACAGTCGACTCGACCGCTACGCGAATACGCCGCGGTGTACGAAGCCGAGATCGTTCGCGACCGCTTGGCCGCAGCCGACATTCGTGCTTTCGTGACCGGTACCGATATGGAATCGGCGCTCAGCATGGGTGGCGCCGGCACAGACCGACTGGTGCGTGTCGAAGTGCATCCGGACGATTACGACCTTGCTAACGAAACTCTTCTGAACGACGCCCGCCGCACGCTTGAAGCAGGGGACTGGAAGTGCAGTCGCTGTGGCGAGCCCAACGATGCCGCGTTCGAGTTGTGTTGGAGCTGCAATAAGCCGCGCCGTGATGACGACGTACGGATCCGCAGCGAAGACGTCGTCGAAGAACCGCCGATTCCCGTCGCCAACGGATTTGACGATCACTTCGATCCGCCCGCCCCGGCGTCGACTCGCGAAGACGGCAATCCCTACCGCCCGGTATTGGTCACGCCGGAGAAGCCCGTCGGTTTGGAAAACTCCCAAGCGTCACCGGCCGCGGTGTCCAGCGATGATCTTGATGAACAGGTTCGGCGGGTACTGATCGCTGCATTCGCTGCGGTCTTTCTGTTTCCGCCAATTTCAACCTTGTACGTCATGTCGCTGCTTTGGCGTTTGCCACCGGAGGCCCATCAGCACCCGAACCGCCGCAAGCGAATTTACACGGCTTGGGGGGTAACCGCGTTTGGATCGATGGTCGGGATTGGATATGTGTTGGTCATCCTGACCCAATGA
- a CDS encoding IS1182 family transposase, whose protein sequence is MKIPTDAQQRGSARTHRPERSQVEMRFYSLDQMVAREHRVRLVWQYCESLDLGPLYEKIKSKVDGRGRTPIDPRILFALWFYATLEGISSARRLSDLTTRDFHYLWICGDVTVNHHTLSDFRSGNAEYLEKLLSDSIAVLLSEKLITLDTIGQDGMRVRASAGSSSFRSESTLQQMQEVAEDYVKELAERSDEEAAAATRAEQAARKRAADERLERIKAAQENLKELERRRKEKRSRKSKSTPRASTTDPEAARMKMGDGGFRPAYNVQFASDGDSRIVVGVSVDNQGSDQGEMLPMYESICRTYGVTPAHYLVDGGFTKASDIEAMDAAGTEVYGPLKDIKRQVANGKDPHASKPGDSDAMARYRKRMGTPEAQEMLRRRPSIAEFPNAECRNRGLHQFRVRGQKKAMAQTLWHVLVNNFNRLNNLGFLQTLMRQSCTATP, encoded by the coding sequence ATGAAAATTCCAACCGATGCTCAGCAGCGTGGTTCCGCTCGCACCCACCGCCCCGAACGCAGCCAAGTTGAGATGCGGTTCTATTCGCTCGACCAGATGGTGGCCCGCGAGCACCGCGTTCGTTTGGTATGGCAGTACTGCGAATCGCTCGACCTCGGACCGCTTTACGAGAAGATCAAATCGAAAGTAGATGGTCGTGGTCGTACCCCGATCGATCCGCGAATCCTCTTCGCCCTGTGGTTCTACGCAACGCTCGAAGGGATCAGTAGCGCCCGCCGTTTGAGCGATTTGACCACCCGCGACTTCCACTACCTGTGGATCTGCGGCGATGTCACGGTTAATCATCACACCCTGAGCGACTTTCGCAGCGGCAACGCCGAGTATCTCGAGAAGTTGCTTAGCGACTCGATCGCCGTGCTGCTGAGCGAAAAACTGATCACGTTGGATACCATCGGGCAGGATGGCATGCGGGTGCGTGCCTCGGCCGGCAGCAGTTCGTTTCGGTCCGAATCGACGCTCCAACAGATGCAAGAGGTTGCCGAAGACTATGTAAAGGAACTCGCCGAGCGATCCGACGAGGAAGCTGCCGCGGCAACTCGGGCCGAACAGGCCGCCCGTAAGCGTGCTGCCGACGAACGACTCGAGCGTATCAAGGCGGCTCAAGAGAACCTCAAAGAACTTGAGCGACGTCGTAAAGAGAAACGATCACGCAAAAGCAAGTCGACCCCACGAGCCTCCACAACGGACCCCGAAGCGGCGCGGATGAAGATGGGAGACGGCGGTTTTCGCCCCGCCTATAACGTCCAATTCGCCAGCGACGGCGACTCTCGAATTGTCGTCGGCGTGAGCGTTGACAATCAGGGCAGCGATCAAGGTGAGATGCTTCCGATGTACGAGTCGATCTGCCGCACCTATGGGGTGACGCCGGCACACTACTTGGTCGACGGCGGGTTCACCAAAGCGAGCGATATCGAAGCGATGGACGCTGCGGGGACGGAGGTTTACGGTCCACTGAAGGACATCAAAAGACAAGTCGCTAACGGCAAGGATCCCCATGCGAGCAAGCCGGGCGATAGCGACGCGATGGCGAGGTATCGAAAGAGGATGGGGACACCCGAGGCGCAGGAGATGTTGAGACGACGTCCATCGATAGCTGAATTTCCCAACGCGGAATGTCGTAATCGCGGTCTTCATCAGTTCCGGGTTCGTGGCCAGAAGAAAGCAATGGCCCAAACGCTTTGGCACGTGCTGGTGAACAACTTCAATCGATTGAACAACCTAGGATTTTTACAAACACTGATGAGGCAATCCTGTACTGCGACGCCTTGA
- a CDS encoding DUF4332 domain-containing protein: protein MLLRSILRLFSTPTAPKPIPTETSQSVVLYAQLPTAAPQGRSVPHCHAKIDGKHHTARRQSSGGHRQRLLSMRIEHIRICSPKRCERLAELGIITAGDLAAANPERLASHFTASRKALRVIQQYRRSIRFAASVPGMMPRDAMLLVSIHRRGVRGLACESAAALHRDLQRFAESSQGQAQLRGRRLPSTRRLKRWINECETITSNVSMRTRAA, encoded by the coding sequence ATGTTGCTACGATCTATTCTGCGTCTCTTTTCTACGCCAACGGCTCCCAAGCCCATCCCGACGGAAACATCCCAGTCGGTGGTGCTGTACGCCCAACTACCGACCGCTGCCCCCCAAGGCCGCTCCGTCCCCCATTGCCATGCCAAAATCGATGGCAAGCATCACACTGCGCGACGGCAAAGTTCAGGCGGCCATCGCCAACGCCTGCTCAGCATGCGGATTGAACACATCCGGATCTGCAGCCCCAAACGCTGTGAACGACTTGCCGAACTGGGCATCATCACCGCCGGAGACTTGGCTGCGGCCAATCCCGAACGACTGGCCAGCCACTTCACCGCATCGCGTAAGGCGCTGCGAGTGATCCAGCAATACCGTCGATCGATTCGATTTGCGGCATCGGTTCCCGGCATGATGCCGCGTGACGCGATGCTGTTGGTCAGCATTCATCGCCGCGGCGTCCGAGGCCTCGCTTGTGAATCTGCCGCAGCGCTCCATCGCGATCTGCAACGATTCGCAGAAAGCAGTCAAGGGCAAGCCCAACTGCGCGGTCGTCGACTGCCCAGCACGCGGCGTCTGAAACGCTGGATCAACGAATGCGAAACGATTACATCCAACGTATCGATGCGCACCCGAGCCGCCTGA
- a CDS encoding thiolase family protein, with protein sequence MIVSKPDTMNPVAVMAAARTPFAKAFTELSKVSAVELGKIALLGAVGHSGLRLDDVDEVIFGNVAGPADSANIARVIALSSGVPQDRIAHTVNRNCASGIESLLAGCQSLNSRRAGLVVAGGTESMSQIPLLFRPAAARRMMKLARARSWREKLRVLVSLRPADFKPVVGIELGLTDPVSGLNMGETAEVLAKEFAITRDQQDAFAMDSHVKAEAAQTRCFLSGEIVPVPESTAGMDRPFAKDNAIRYGQSMQSLAKLRPIFDPAGSVTAGNSCPLTDGAAAVVMAREDEVVRFGTSPLGYIVDYAVAGCDPRRMGLGPVYATAKLLDQRGWSLSDFDLIEINEAFAAQVIACERAFESKQFAERELGRGNAVGTIDRSKLNVHGGAIALGHPVGTTGTRLILTMMRALRESGGNRGLVTLCVGGGQGVAVAIEVRS encoded by the coding sequence ATGATTGTTTCGAAACCTGACACCATGAATCCGGTCGCCGTGATGGCGGCAGCCCGCACCCCCTTTGCCAAAGCGTTCACGGAACTGTCCAAGGTTTCGGCGGTCGAACTAGGCAAGATTGCGTTGCTTGGCGCGGTCGGTCACAGCGGTCTGCGGCTTGATGATGTGGATGAAGTCATCTTTGGCAACGTCGCTGGGCCAGCGGACTCGGCCAATATCGCTCGTGTGATCGCGCTCAGTTCGGGCGTGCCACAGGATCGAATTGCGCACACGGTCAATCGAAACTGCGCCTCGGGAATCGAATCGCTTTTGGCGGGATGTCAGTCATTGAATTCCCGCCGCGCGGGACTGGTCGTGGCCGGCGGCACAGAATCGATGTCGCAGATCCCGTTGCTGTTTCGCCCAGCGGCCGCCCGGCGGATGATGAAACTGGCTCGCGCCCGTTCGTGGCGCGAAAAGTTGCGGGTGTTGGTCAGTCTGCGGCCAGCCGACTTCAAACCGGTGGTGGGGATTGAACTGGGGCTGACCGATCCGGTGTCCGGATTGAACATGGGGGAAACCGCGGAGGTCTTGGCCAAAGAATTTGCCATCACCCGCGACCAACAGGATGCGTTCGCGATGGATAGCCACGTGAAGGCCGAAGCGGCTCAAACCCGATGTTTTCTGTCAGGCGAAATTGTCCCGGTGCCGGAGTCCACCGCAGGAATGGATCGCCCGTTCGCCAAAGACAATGCGATCCGCTACGGCCAATCGATGCAGTCGCTGGCAAAGCTGCGGCCGATTTTTGATCCGGCCGGATCGGTCACCGCGGGCAACAGTTGTCCGTTAACCGATGGTGCGGCAGCGGTCGTGATGGCACGAGAAGACGAAGTGGTTCGGTTCGGGACTTCGCCGCTTGGGTACATCGTCGACTATGCGGTGGCGGGATGTGACCCGCGACGCATGGGGCTTGGCCCCGTCTATGCGACGGCCAAGCTGCTGGACCAACGGGGATGGTCACTATCCGACTTTGATTTGATCGAGATCAACGAAGCCTTTGCAGCGCAGGTGATCGCCTGCGAACGCGCGTTCGAATCGAAACAGTTTGCCGAGCGTGAACTCGGTCGCGGAAACGCCGTGGGAACCATCGATCGGTCCAAATTGAATGTTCACGGCGGCGCGATTGCATTGGGGCATCCCGTCGGAACCACGGGGACTCGATTGATCCTGACCATGATGCGAGCGCTGCGTGAATCGGGCGGCAACCGTGGGTTGGTGACGTTGTGTGTGGGTGGCGGTCAAGGTGTCGCCGTGGCGATCGAAGTGCGTTCTTAA
- a CDS encoding patatin-like phospholipase family protein has product MIDLMRFFIPHRPTFDRDPQRRQSAAIALGGGGARGLAHLGVIEAMQQTHLTVDQIVGVSMGSLIGSMFAIDGDIQRAKAIAVELLGSPDFQHRQQVLFGAAPPAEDESLGGTLGWYSRLRKMVSAHRKLSRAVTGPSLLSDAPLRDSIEALLPDIDLADLAIPTSVVAVDLLTGHRIVLERGSLRKAVLASSAIPGIFPPVPWDGMLLCDIGTIEAVPTMVAKSYRQDLTIAVDVGQSDTRVEACSTALDVMMRVDDIGQRLMRRHYLQAADCVIRPDVGTRAWFDFSKPDEMIREGHRSALEMLSSVVQIQAA; this is encoded by the coding sequence ATGATCGATCTGATGCGGTTCTTTATCCCTCATCGGCCAACCTTTGATCGGGACCCCCAACGACGCCAAAGCGCAGCGATTGCACTTGGCGGTGGAGGTGCGCGGGGGCTGGCGCACCTGGGCGTGATCGAAGCCATGCAGCAGACTCACTTAACGGTGGATCAAATCGTCGGCGTCAGCATGGGCAGTTTGATCGGTTCCATGTTTGCCATCGACGGAGACATCCAGCGAGCCAAAGCGATCGCGGTGGAATTGCTGGGGTCACCCGACTTTCAACATCGCCAACAGGTGTTGTTTGGTGCCGCACCACCGGCCGAAGATGAATCGTTGGGAGGAACTTTGGGGTGGTATTCGCGGCTGCGCAAGATGGTTTCGGCGCATCGGAAACTCAGCCGCGCCGTGACGGGCCCTTCCCTGTTGTCGGATGCCCCGCTGCGGGATTCGATCGAAGCCTTGCTGCCCGATATCGATCTTGCCGACCTGGCGATTCCGACCAGCGTTGTGGCGGTTGACCTGTTGACCGGACACCGGATCGTGTTGGAACGTGGCTCGCTCCGCAAGGCGGTGTTGGCGTCATCGGCGATCCCTGGAATCTTTCCGCCGGTGCCCTGGGACGGCATGCTGCTTTGTGACATCGGAACGATCGAAGCGGTGCCGACGATGGTGGCAAAATCCTATCGCCAAGACCTGACCATCGCTGTTGACGTGGGACAGAGCGATACTCGCGTTGAAGCCTGTTCAACGGCGCTTGACGTGATGATGCGAGTCGATGATATCGGGCAACGATTGATGCGACGTCATTATTTGCAGGCTGCCGATTGTGTGATTCGTCCCGACGTGGGCACGCGAGCTTGGTTCGACTTCAGCAAGCCAGACGAAATGATCCGCGAAGGACACCGATCCGCGCTGGAAATGTTGTCGTCCGTTGTCCAAATCCAGGCGGCATGA
- a CDS encoding acyl-CoA dehydrogenase family protein, protein MSTDIRKPSNSDDQSREVKRHVSPTNDSNPSAVPVSASASHSFAEVALRLGGASDDEARRTGVLDTADDQVEGLFAPQYQTVQSPAHRAVWDAHVPTELFQSENGESDAAVDGVIERSLQVVRSHRDGGTLVNDQGKITDEVLDQLGEAGYWGMLVDREFGGSGASMRQFSKMITAMATLDPTVAGLASVHGCIGAVDPVRSFGSDAQKRRFLPKLADGTRLSAFALTEPGAGSDLTALRTTAVLDGDDYVVNGEKLFITNAVPGRTIGLVCKIDGVPSVLVVDLPESEDETFQINRYEIYALRRAHNNGLVFRNFRVPAKNRLVPAHGDGLTIAYHGLNLGRVALCANAAGTMRWMLAEMLPWADYRHTYGQAIARRELVQRRIGRMAGLIVACDALSSWCSGLLDQGYRGEMECIIAKIFGSEAQKEAAIELFMKTHGGRSFLAGHLFGDNVHEFLAPCIYEGEGEMLGMAFFKSLVKDHGKRYFEPIGRILHQRGIQQPNLANPRHLWALKEPMMAYAQWYGVRGLGGASWTKRPRMSDSLARHAKFAQNVLSSGALDVSGTMRAHQLKLADRQCRMSALSSRLQDAIVMLVTALYANRSEDPVTQAAGNVICSELRRRLSLAAPSDRDFRQVTRLGATIASQGWNELKGVGATPILMPYSKGGG, encoded by the coding sequence ATGAGCACTGACATTCGGAAACCTTCGAACAGCGACGATCAAAGCCGGGAAGTCAAACGGCACGTTTCGCCGACGAACGATTCAAATCCATCAGCCGTCCCTGTGTCGGCTTCGGCTAGCCATTCGTTTGCCGAGGTTGCACTTCGCTTAGGTGGCGCGTCCGACGACGAAGCCAGACGCACCGGGGTGCTGGATACGGCGGACGATCAGGTCGAGGGCCTCTTTGCGCCTCAGTACCAAACGGTCCAAAGTCCGGCTCACCGTGCTGTTTGGGATGCGCATGTTCCCACCGAACTGTTCCAAAGCGAAAACGGCGAATCCGATGCAGCCGTGGATGGGGTGATCGAGCGATCGTTGCAGGTCGTCCGGTCGCACCGTGATGGTGGGACGCTTGTCAACGATCAGGGGAAAATCACTGACGAAGTCCTGGACCAGCTTGGGGAAGCTGGATATTGGGGGATGTTGGTGGACCGCGAATTCGGTGGCAGCGGCGCATCGATGCGGCAATTTTCCAAAATGATCACTGCGATGGCGACCTTGGATCCAACCGTTGCCGGTTTGGCGTCGGTCCATGGCTGTATCGGCGCCGTGGACCCTGTCCGATCTTTTGGATCAGACGCGCAGAAACGTCGATTCCTGCCCAAGTTGGCTGACGGTACTCGGCTGTCTGCGTTCGCGCTCACCGAGCCCGGTGCGGGCAGCGATCTGACGGCGCTGCGAACGACCGCGGTGCTGGACGGTGATGACTACGTGGTCAACGGCGAGAAACTGTTCATCACCAACGCCGTTCCCGGTCGCACGATTGGTTTGGTTTGCAAGATTGATGGGGTCCCCAGTGTGTTGGTGGTCGACCTTCCCGAATCGGAAGACGAGACCTTCCAAATCAATCGCTACGAAATCTATGCACTGCGTCGGGCGCACAACAATGGACTGGTATTCCGAAACTTCCGCGTCCCCGCCAAGAATCGTCTGGTCCCAGCCCACGGTGACGGCTTGACGATCGCCTATCACGGGTTGAACCTGGGGCGAGTCGCGTTGTGCGCCAACGCAGCGGGGACGATGCGATGGATGTTGGCCGAGATGTTGCCATGGGCCGATTACCGTCACACCTATGGTCAAGCGATCGCAAGACGCGAATTGGTCCAACGTCGCATCGGACGCATGGCCGGATTGATCGTCGCCTGCGACGCGCTATCGAGTTGGTGTTCGGGGTTGCTGGATCAAGGGTATCGCGGCGAGATGGAATGCATCATTGCCAAGATCTTTGGCAGCGAAGCTCAAAAGGAAGCGGCCATTGAATTGTTCATGAAGACACACGGCGGGCGTTCGTTCCTGGCAGGTCACCTGTTCGGTGACAATGTCCATGAATTCCTTGCGCCGTGTATCTACGAAGGCGAAGGCGAGATGCTGGGGATGGCGTTCTTCAAGTCGCTGGTCAAGGATCATGGAAAACGCTATTTCGAACCGATCGGACGGATTCTGCATCAGCGGGGAATCCAACAACCCAACCTCGCAAACCCGCGCCATCTTTGGGCGCTGAAAGAACCGATGATGGCGTATGCCCAGTGGTATGGGGTCCGCGGTTTGGGGGGGGCATCGTGGACGAAACGTCCAAGGATGTCGGATTCTTTGGCGCGGCATGCCAAGTTCGCGCAAAACGTTCTGTCCAGCGGTGCGTTGGATGTCAGCGGAACGATGCGTGCCCATCAACTGAAATTGGCTGATCGTCAGTGTCGTATGTCGGCACTCTCGTCCCGATTGCAGGATGCGATCGTGATGTTGGTGACGGCGCTGTATGCCAACCGATCCGAGGATCCGGTGACGCAGGCAGCCGGGAACGTGATTTGTTCGGAACTGCGCCGTCGGTTATCGCTCGCGGCGCCTTCGGACCGAGACTTTCGTCAGGTCACTCGATTGGGGGCAACGATCGCGTCCCAGGGTTGGAATGAATTGAAAGGTGTGGGGGCCACCCCCATTCTGATGCCGTATTCGAAGGGAGGCGGTTGA
- a CDS encoding 3-hydroxyacyl-CoA dehydrogenase NAD-binding domain-containing protein, with amino-acid sequence MNTKPYQNFDVTTDHRGVVTVSMNVPDRPLNVLTRSAMLELVTIVADLERSQGIVAVVFCSGKESGFLAGADVAVIADIQSPEEASHMIEAGQQMFARIESLPMPTIAVIHGPCLGGGLEWSLACDHRIARDNSSTKIGLPEMKLGLIPGWGGTQRLPRLIGLRQALPLILTGAHVDAKKAAKIGLIDRAILPDRWDYEIDQFVDDVVGGRIPQRSAGSLWHRMLDRTRLGRFATLQIANRSVRSKAKHYPALPAALRAMSHSHLNLTVGMAAERTEFVKLLSTPTCRHLLSLFFARERARKPSTWSTASTVAMHQPPIRKVGVVGAGAMGAGIGQLAATLGYDVTLNEVDEAAGRAGQTRIDKLIDDLAKRKRWDDAGRKALADRIRVCWDPHSLADCELVIEAVVERADVKADVFQQLDAVVKPSGILASNTSSLSVTRMGDATTRSQQVAGLHFFNPVHRMELVEVVRGRDTDDVTMARLVGFVRTLGKTPVVTTDTPGFLVNRVLFPYLGEAILMVAGGGDTAMIDRQVKKFGMPMGPLELLDQVGLDVAEHVAESLRGVIADVEPVVQFLHRMVSKGHLGRKSGQGFYRYEDGQRRRALSLRGRRRADADPELGFLPDGFSPTARRLVYPMLIEAVRCHDESVVDSAWAIDLAMVLGTGFAPHLGGPLHMIDQIGPGTIATNLRRLRDLHGDRFVVPDSLRAMSQSGENYFDQLVDTQSPSVTVEG; translated from the coding sequence ATGAATACCAAACCCTATCAAAACTTTGATGTCACGACCGATCACCGCGGTGTAGTGACGGTATCGATGAACGTTCCCGATCGGCCGTTGAACGTGCTGACACGCTCGGCAATGTTGGAATTGGTTACGATCGTTGCGGACTTGGAACGGTCCCAAGGAATCGTGGCGGTCGTTTTCTGTAGCGGAAAGGAGAGCGGGTTCTTGGCGGGAGCCGATGTTGCGGTGATCGCCGATATCCAGTCGCCCGAGGAGGCTTCTCACATGATCGAAGCCGGACAGCAAATGTTTGCGCGTATCGAATCATTGCCAATGCCAACCATCGCAGTCATCCACGGCCCATGTTTGGGGGGTGGTTTGGAATGGTCATTGGCCTGCGACCATCGAATCGCTCGTGACAACAGTTCGACCAAGATCGGATTGCCCGAAATGAAGCTTGGGTTGATCCCCGGATGGGGCGGCACACAGCGGTTGCCTCGTTTGATTGGGCTTCGTCAGGCTCTGCCATTGATCCTGACCGGGGCGCATGTTGACGCCAAGAAGGCAGCGAAGATTGGGTTGATCGATCGAGCGATTTTGCCTGATCGATGGGACTACGAAATCGATCAGTTCGTCGATGATGTTGTCGGGGGGCGAATTCCGCAGCGAAGTGCAGGATCACTTTGGCACAGAATGCTGGATCGCACTCGGTTAGGACGTTTCGCCACCCTGCAGATTGCGAACCGGTCGGTGCGGTCCAAGGCCAAGCACTATCCAGCACTTCCCGCGGCGCTGCGGGCAATGTCACACAGCCATTTGAATCTCACGGTCGGGATGGCGGCGGAACGAACGGAGTTTGTGAAGCTGTTATCGACCCCGACTTGTCGTCATTTATTGTCGCTGTTCTTTGCACGCGAACGGGCTCGCAAGCCATCGACATGGTCCACGGCGTCCACGGTAGCAATGCATCAGCCACCGATTCGCAAGGTGGGGGTTGTCGGTGCTGGGGCGATGGGCGCCGGCATCGGCCAATTGGCCGCGACCTTGGGCTATGACGTCACCCTGAACGAAGTGGACGAAGCTGCGGGGCGTGCTGGTCAAACGCGAATCGACAAGCTGATCGACGACTTGGCAAAACGCAAGCGATGGGATGATGCCGGACGTAAGGCTTTGGCAGATCGTATTCGCGTCTGCTGGGACCCCCATTCGCTTGCCGATTGTGAACTGGTGATCGAAGCGGTGGTGGAACGCGCCGATGTGAAGGCTGATGTGTTCCAGCAATTGGATGCGGTGGTCAAACCATCCGGGATACTGGCCAGCAATACGTCATCCCTTTCGGTGACTCGGATGGGCGATGCCACCACACGAAGCCAGCAGGTCGCGGGGCTTCACTTTTTCAATCCAGTCCACCGGATGGAACTGGTCGAAGTGGTCCGCGGTCGTGACACCGACGACGTGACGATGGCACGATTGGTGGGTTTTGTTCGGACGCTGGGGAAGACGCCGGTGGTGACGACCGATACCCCCGGATTCCTGGTCAATCGCGTGTTGTTTCCCTACTTGGGGGAAGCCATTTTGATGGTCGCCGGTGGCGGCGACACGGCGATGATCGATCGCCAAGTCAAAAAGTTTGGGATGCCGATGGGGCCGCTGGAACTGTTGGACCAGGTGGGGTTGGACGTTGCCGAGCACGTCGCCGAGTCGCTTCGCGGAGTGATTGCGGACGTGGAACCCGTGGTCCAGTTTCTGCACCGCATGGTGTCCAAGGGACATTTGGGACGCAAGTCGGGACAAGGTTTCTATCGCTACGAAGATGGCCAACGCCGGCGGGCCTTGTCGCTGCGTGGTCGCCGCCGGGCGGACGCGGATCCGGAACTAGGATTCCTGCCCGATGGGTTTTCGCCCACGGCACGGCGGTTGGTCTATCCGATGTTGATCGAAGCGGTTCGTTGCCACGACGAATCGGTCGTCGATTCCGCTTGGGCGATCGATTTGGCGATGGTTCTGGGCACCGGGTTTGCGCCTCATCTAGGCGGTCCTTTGCACATGATCGACCAGATCGGTCCGGGCACGATCGCAACCAACCTGCGGCGTCTGCGTGATCTGCATGGGGATCGGTTCGTGGTTCCGGATTCACTTCGCGCGATGTCTCAGTCGGGGGAAAACTATTTCGACCAGTTGGTCGACACGCAATCGCCATCGGTCACGGTGGAAGGATAA